Below is a window of Candidatus Zixiibacteriota bacterium DNA.
TCGAACGCTTCCTCCACGATCGTCGCGGCGATCTCGCCGCCGACACCGCCGGTCTTGGGTGACTCGTGCACGATCAACGCCTTGCCGGTCTTGCGCACCGATGACAGAACCATCTCTCTGTCCCACGGCAACAGCGTGCGCAGATCGATCACTTCCAGCTCGATTCCCTCCCGGGAGAGGATATCGGCCGCCTCGAGGGCGCGATGCACCATCAATTGGTAGCAGACGACGGTGATGGTCTTCCCCTGACGCTTGATGTCGGCCTTTCCCAGCGGCACCGTATACTCGTCT
It encodes the following:
- a CDS encoding transketolase C-terminal domain-containing protein: DEYTVPLGKADIKRQGKTITVVCYQLMVHRALEAADILSREGIELEVIDLRTLLPWDREMVLSSVRKTGKALIVHESPKTGGVGGEIAATIVEEAFDDLDAPVARLAAPDVPPVPFAPPMEKFFMPDAAKIAARCRQLAAY